Proteins encoded by one window of Phosphitispora fastidiosa:
- the trpD gene encoding anthranilate phosphoribosyltransferase: MIKNAIDRIVDGQNLSEEEAVVLMEEVMSGKATDAQIAALITALRIKGETVAEITGFARVMRNKATPVRTGHPFVVDTCGTGGDGSHTFNISTTVAFVIAGAGIPVAKHGNRSVSSRSGSADVLEALGININLTPEQAGDCIDRAGIGFLFAPALHGAMKYAIGPRREIGIRTVFNILGPLTNPAGAQVQILGVYDPALTEVMAGVLANLGTRTAFVVHGAGGLDEISIIGPSRVSEVRDGTVVTYDLDPKEYGINYAAIEDLKGGTAEENAVITLRILSGETGPKRDIVLLNSAVALLAAGAVPSIAEGIQQAAMIIDSGAALRKLNELKEFSNSFTGTDMTTAKVG; this comes from the coding sequence ATGATTAAGAATGCAATTGACCGGATTGTCGATGGTCAGAACCTGAGTGAGGAAGAGGCTGTTGTGCTGATGGAAGAGGTTATGAGCGGAAAGGCCACAGATGCCCAGATAGCTGCATTGATTACGGCTCTCAGGATTAAGGGGGAAACTGTTGCCGAGATTACCGGGTTTGCACGGGTGATGCGCAACAAGGCCACCCCTGTGAGGACAGGACATCCGTTTGTGGTGGATACCTGTGGGACCGGTGGCGACGGTTCCCATACCTTTAATATTTCCACAACGGTGGCGTTTGTTATCGCAGGCGCCGGAATCCCGGTGGCTAAGCACGGCAACCGCTCGGTTTCCAGCCGGAGCGGGAGCGCTGATGTGCTGGAAGCTCTGGGGATAAATATCAATCTGACGCCGGAACAGGCCGGGGATTGTATCGACCGGGCCGGAATCGGTTTCCTGTTTGCCCCTGCACTCCACGGGGCGATGAAATATGCCATCGGTCCCAGGAGGGAAATCGGGATCAGGACAGTTTTCAATATCCTGGGGCCCCTGACAAATCCGGCCGGAGCCCAGGTACAGATACTTGGGGTCTATGACCCGGCCCTGACCGAGGTAATGGCTGGTGTTCTGGCCAATCTTGGCACCAGAACGGCATTTGTGGTTCACGGCGCTGGAGGGCTTGATGAAATATCTATTATTGGGCCGAGCAGGGTGAGTGAAGTCAGAGATGGGACTGTGGTCACCTATGACCTCGATCCCAAAGAATATGGCATCAATTATGCTGCAATAGAGGATCTCAAGGGTGGCACAGCAGAGGAGAATGCTGTCATCACTCTTAGGATTCTGAGCGGCGAAACCGGTCCCAAGAGGGATATTGTGCTGCTCAATTCAGCTGTAGCCCTGTTGGCTGCAGGCGCTGTGCCGTCAATTGCAGAAGGAATTCAACAGGCTGCTATGATAATTGACTCCGGGGCGGCCCTGAGAAAGCTTAATGAGCTGAAGGAATTCAGCAATTCATTTACAGGTACGGATATGACTACAGCAAAGGTAGGATGA
- the pabA gene encoding aminodeoxychorismate/anthranilate synthase component II — MILMIDNYDSFTFNLVQYLGELGEDIRVYRNDKISVAEIEDLNPGHIVISPGPCTPNEAGISLELIERLGGKIPILGVCLGHQSIGQVYGGRVIRAENLMHGKTSLIHHDGKSVFAGLPSPFTATRYHSLIVERESLPECFEISAWTEEGEIMGLRHKELIVEGVQFHPESILTEHGKTLLKNFLNMGYGK, encoded by the coding sequence GTGATATTAATGATAGACAATTATGATTCCTTTACCTTTAATCTGGTGCAGTACCTGGGTGAATTGGGTGAGGACATCAGGGTTTACCGCAATGACAAAATCTCGGTTGCCGAAATCGAGGATTTGAATCCGGGACATATTGTTATTTCACCTGGGCCCTGTACCCCTAATGAAGCCGGAATATCCCTGGAGTTAATTGAACGGCTTGGCGGGAAGATTCCCATTCTCGGGGTCTGCCTGGGGCACCAGTCAATCGGACAGGTATACGGAGGCAGGGTAATCAGGGCCGAAAACCTGATGCACGGAAAGACCTCACTTATTCATCATGACGGGAAATCTGTATTTGCCGGCCTGCCTTCACCATTTACTGCCACCAGATATCATTCCCTGATTGTGGAGCGGGAATCACTTCCGGAATGTTTTGAAATAAGCGCCTGGACCGAAGAGGGTGAGATTATGGGACTGCGGCACAAAGAGCTTATTGTCGAGGGAGTCCAGTTCCACCCCGAATCCATCCTTACCGAGCATGGCAAGACATTGTTGAAGAATTTTCTCAATATGGGCTATGGGAAATGA
- the trpE gene encoding anthranilate synthase component I encodes MIYPCCDEYLELSKTYNLIPVYTEMVVDMETTVSIFKKVCHEDYTYMLESVEGGENLARYSFIGLEPMVIYRYENGCGIVEENGAQTKLTGGPLDILKLIMDRYQAPKIEGLPRFYGGAVGYFGYDVVRHLENLPKDTVKDLDLPDCNFVITRLVLVFDHVRHKIKIVCNTQPGATPEAAYNDAVNRIRDVRNIIKAPAKTGRCQAKKCSSGEIDSNMSKQEFMNHVEKAKEYIRAGDVFQVVLSQRLKTPLRSDPFDIYRALRTINPAPYMYYLNFGETVIIGSSPEMLVRVEDDQVQTCPIAGTRPRGLTAAEDETLGIELLADEKEKAEHIMLVDLGRNDLGKVCDYGSININGFMEVQRYSHVMHIVSTVSGRLLPGKTVFDALKACFPAGTVSGAPKIRAMEIVEELEPVRRGVYAGAIGYFGFTGNMDTCITIRTILVHNGMTYVQAGAGIVADSDPEREYQETINKAMALLETLTLEEVG; translated from the coding sequence ATGATATATCCTTGCTGTGATGAATACCTGGAACTAAGTAAGACATATAACCTGATTCCCGTTTATACTGAAATGGTTGTTGATATGGAAACAACAGTGTCCATTTTTAAAAAGGTCTGCCATGAGGATTATACATATATGCTGGAAAGCGTAGAGGGTGGCGAAAACCTCGCCAGGTATTCATTTATAGGGCTGGAGCCTATGGTGATTTACCGGTATGAAAATGGCTGCGGAATAGTTGAGGAAAATGGCGCTCAGACGAAGCTCACCGGGGGCCCGCTGGATATCCTGAAGCTTATAATGGACCGCTACCAGGCGCCTAAAATTGAGGGGCTGCCCAGGTTTTACGGGGGAGCTGTCGGTTACTTTGGTTACGATGTGGTCAGACACCTGGAAAATCTCCCCAAAGATACGGTTAAAGACCTTGACCTGCCTGATTGCAATTTTGTGATTACCCGCCTGGTGCTGGTATTTGACCACGTCAGGCACAAGATAAAAATAGTCTGCAATACCCAGCCGGGAGCAACACCTGAAGCTGCATACAATGATGCCGTTAACAGAATCAGGGATGTCCGGAATATCATCAAAGCACCTGCAAAAACCGGCAGATGTCAGGCAAAGAAATGCAGCTCCGGTGAAATTGATTCCAATATGTCCAAACAGGAATTTATGAACCATGTTGAAAAGGCCAAAGAATATATCCGGGCCGGTGATGTTTTTCAGGTAGTGCTTTCCCAGAGGCTGAAAACACCGCTCAGGAGTGACCCCTTTGACATTTACCGGGCTCTGCGGACAATAAACCCGGCGCCATACATGTATTATCTTAACTTCGGGGAAACGGTTATCATCGGGTCATCCCCGGAGATGCTGGTCAGGGTGGAAGACGATCAAGTACAGACCTGTCCTATAGCCGGTACCAGACCAAGGGGCTTGACAGCAGCGGAAGATGAGACACTGGGGATCGAACTGCTGGCAGACGAGAAGGAAAAAGCTGAACACATCATGCTTGTAGACCTTGGCAGAAATGACTTGGGGAAGGTCTGCGATTATGGTAGTATTAATATAAATGGCTTTATGGAGGTACAACGGTATTCCCACGTGATGCACATTGTGTCAACTGTCAGCGGACGCCTGCTGCCCGGAAAGACGGTATTTGATGCCCTGAAAGCCTGTTTCCCTGCCGGGACTGTTTCCGGAGCGCCCAAAATTCGGGCCATGGAGATAGTTGAGGAACTGGAACCCGTACGCAGAGGAGTTTATGCCGGGGCTATCGGGTATTTTGGTTTTACAGGAAACATGGATACCTGTATCACCATCAGGACCATCCTGGTGCACAACGGAATGACTTATGTGCAGGCAGGGGCCGGAATTGTTGCCGATTCCGACCCGGAAAGGGAATATCAGGAAACCATAAATAAAGCCATGGCTCTGCTGGAGACACTAACTCTTGAGGAGGTTGGCTGA